GGTTGGCCATTGGCCCCGGAGAAATACTCAACGCGCCGACCCGTTTCATCCCCAAACGATGCCCTAACTCCTCAGATGTGCCAAATACGGAGGCCTTACCAAGTTGTTTCACACTGTTTTGGGAAAGATCGGACGCAACAATACGAACTGCGCCGCGGGGATTATCCCCTTTAAGCGCATCGACTCCAACTTTAACCACACCTTGGCGACGACAAAGTCCTAGGACTTCACCCACGCGGCGACCTGAAAGACTATGAGCTGCTTGTACAAGCTCACCCAGTCCATCGGTTTTCACGCTGCGTCTGAACGCGCGTGATAGATGTGATGTATTTAATTTGTTTAAACAAGAACGGGTTGGGCAAACATAAGCCCCACGTTGTCCACCGATCCGCTCAAAGACAAGCTGATCACCAATGTGGCCAAGTGCTAAAAAAGAAGCGGCTGGCAGATCCGCCCGGCAAACAACGCACTGACGCGTGTTTTCTTCAACCGAGCTATTCTGGTTTCTCTCCTCGGCTTGCGAGGGAGCTATTTTTGCCATAGCCATAACCACTTCTGGTAGACTCCCTTATCACGCCAATTCCGCCGCGGACTCATCCGCTTCTGTAGTTCCTGCTGCTTCAGCAACAACTACTTCTGCAGCTACTTCTTCAGTAGCTTCTGGCGTTTCTTCAACTACTTCTTCTTCTTCTTCTTCTTCCATGCCCGGAATCTGAACAACATCATCAACAACAGTGATGTCGAACTGCGCAGCACGCTTATGAATGTCTTTTTCTTCGTTTATTAGATGGTTTGCACCAAAGCGTAACTGCTTCGCTTTTTGCTCCGTGATTTCACACGTATCAGCAAGCTCTCCAATATCGCATTCTGCAATTTTCTCGACGCTGTCAAAACCGGCAACATTGAGTTTTTCGAAGGCGTTATCACCCACACCGCGAACCATACGCAATCGAGCAATGCTATCGAGACCCAGGATTCCCTGAAGAGCCTTCGCTGC
This is a stretch of genomic DNA from Deltaproteobacteria bacterium. It encodes these proteins:
- a CDS encoding DUF448 domain-containing protein — protein: MAMAKIAPSQAEERNQNSSVEENTRQCVVCRADLPAASFLALGHIGDQLVFERIGGQRGAYVCPTRSCLNKLNTSHLSRAFRRSVKTDGLGELVQAAHSLSGRRVGEVLGLCRRQGVVKVGVDALKGDNPRGAVRIVASDLSQNSVKQLGKASVFGTSEELGHRLGMKRVGALSISPGPMANRVAFWLRLWQDTFPTDNPSQSDSATGEEQA